The following coding sequences lie in one Oryctolagus cuniculus chromosome 7, mOryCun1.1, whole genome shotgun sequence genomic window:
- the LOC108177614 gene encoding large ribosomal subunit protein uL23-like translates to MAPKAKKEAPALPKVEAKAKALKAKKAVLKGVHSHKKKKIRTSPTFRRPKTLRLRWQPKYPWKSAPRRNKLDHYAIIKFPLTTESAMKKIEANNTLVFIVDVKANKHQIKQAVRKLYDIDVAKVNTLISPDGEKKAYVRLAPDYDALDVASKIGII, encoded by the coding sequence ATGGCGCCGAAggcgaagaaggaagctcctgcccttcctaaagtcgaagccaaagcgaaggccttgaaggccaagaaggcagtgctgaaaggcgtccacagccacaagaagaagaagatccgCACGTCCCCCACCTTCCGGCGGCCCAAGACACTGCGCCTCCGATGGCAGCCCAAATACCCTTGGAAGAgcgcccccaggagaaacaagcttgaccactatgccatcatcaagttccccctgaccacggagtcggccatgaagaagatagaagccaacaacacactggtgttcattgtggatgtcaaggccaacaagcaccagatcaaacaagctgtgaggaaactctatgacattgatgtggccaaagtcaacaccctgatcagCCCTGACGGAGAGAAGAAGGCGTATGTGCGGCTGGCTCCGGACTATGATGCTCTGGACGTTGCCAGcaaaattgggatcatctga